TTAAAAGGTACGCTATATGTTGACCAAACACCACAGTACTACATTGATGAAATAACCGGAAGTACAATTAAAGACAAAAACAAGCTTGCCTCTATTTATTCTGAAACATATATACACGATGCTCTCAATAAACTTAAATTGACACAAGGCAACGAACAAATAATTAATTATTTTCTTTTGTCCGATAACCCATTGTAATATACATGTATTTTTTTAATATGTATTCCTTACTTTTTTTAAGGTAAGAAATGATAGACTACCCCTGCCTTCGAAGGCAGATGGATTGATACATTTCATTACTTTAACACTAAAAACAGTATTTATAGTAATTATTAGAATTATTTTTTGCCTTGTCAAAATAATCATTGCATTTAATACTGTAACCTGATAGTAGTTTTTACTACGTATATAGTGATTAACAGGAAGATGTATGCCAAAAAAACTTAAACAGGAAAAACCTATAAAATCAAATATAATGTCTGCACCTGAGAGCCAAACAAAACAACGTAAGCTTCAAAAAAAAGAAGCTATGTTACCAAAGCAGAAAAAAGTGACCAAGAATAATAATGAAACCATTAAAGCCAACTTTGATGATTTCACCGATTCTTCGATATCATGGTACTTAGAGCAAATTAATAAAATTCCTCTTTTGACACGGGAAGAAGAGGATGCACTTGCACGCCGTGCCCGTGCTGGCGACCAGAAAGCCAAAGAAGAATTAATAAAAGCCAATTTACGGTTTGTGGTGTCTATAGCTAAGAAATATCAGACCAGCGGTATTTCATTACTTGACTTAATCAATGAAGGGAATATGGGGCTCATCAAAGCAGCTGAGCGCTTTGACCCTGACAGAGGGTATCATTTTATTTCCTATGCAGTATGGTGGATCAGGCAGGCAATACTATTGGCTATTTCACAAAAAACTTCACTGATACGGCTGCCACTGAATAGAACCGCTGATATGCAAAAAATTGACAAGGTTCATAAGTCGCTTGAAAGTAAACTTGGACGTGAACCAAGCCCCGCTGAAATTGCTGAAGAACTTGATATGGACAATGATGAAATCAACCACTTGCGCAATATCACACAGGATTTTGTTTCACTGGATGCCACCATTGGCAATTCTGAAGATAATACCGTATTGAGCTTAGTTGAAGACCTTAAGGTAGAGTCACCTGACAAAAAGGTATTTGATGAATCATTGAAAGAAGCTTTGAATGAGGTGCTTGACACATTAACACCATCCGAACGCGAGATATTAAAATTGCGCTATGGCCTGGATGGAAATGAACCAATGTCATTGCAGCAGATAGGTGAACGCTTTAAGCTTTCAAAAGAACGTATACGCCAGATTGAAAAAAAAGCAATTCGTAAACTGCGGTTACCTTCCCGCAGCCAGAAATTAAAAAGCTTTTTAACGGATTGATACTATACTATGAGATATGCAATACTTGGATTACTGGTAGGGATACTTTTAGGGATTGCACCTGTTTTCATGATTCATACAGGATTTTTACTTACCCCATTATGGTATGGTTCATTACAAAAAATACAGGCTATAGAACCTGCATCCACTACTAATGAAAAATTGTCCTTTGCAGTTACTACTGATAATGGCTACTATTATATTGGTGCCAATGGTTTGGTTCATAAATTTATCTCATCTGCTGATGCTTTTGTCAAACCTACTACTGATGGAAAATTTTATATTACTTACAAAAAGATTGGCAATGAAATAGCCATGTATAATGCGGCCAATGAGTTTTTCTGGAAACTGCCTTCAACCGAGTACCCATACATTTCGCCTGACGGTTCCATTATTATACTCCTCACGGCTGATGGAAGCTCAGCTCGTATTGCTGATTTCAACGGCAATGTGTACCCCAATGATGAACTCAACGGACAATTTACCACCACTATAGCATTTTCACAAAAAGGTTCTTTTGCAGGAATTGGCTTTATTGATGGACGGTATTATATATGCAACAATAAAGGACAGATTATTTATAAGGGAACTTCACCATCATCAACTGTTGTTAAGGGTATCGCTATAGATGATAGTGGAAACTATGCGCTGGTACACTGCGGTAACAGCAGCAAGGATTATGTGGTGGGTATTACTGTTGCCAGGCAAAAGAGCTTTACCTATGAACTATCGGCACCGCATTACGTAAAAACATCAATGGCTATTAATGCTTACGGCAAAGCGCTATTCTTAGATTTTACCAGGTTGCTTGAAATTGACATCAAAGGAAAAGACGTCACCTCATATGCTATCATCAAAAAACGGTATGGCCAATCACAGATAAGTGTCAGTAACGACATCTTCATAATTAGCTATCCCACTGAAGCAGGTGGCTCAGTATGGTATGTGTGGCAATGGGGTAAGGGTACATTATACAAGCGGGAATTTTATGAAGAGCCATTCCTTCACCATATACTATCGCATAATATTATTCTTCTACGAGGTCAGGATACACTGATGTGCTTTGGCTATCAACAGTGAGCCACCGTACAACCCGCTCTACCTTTTGCAATAATGCAACATTGGAACGTTTTTTTGCCCCCTGATATAACACAGAACATTTTTGAAGCGCAACCTCAACTGCTTTATGGTAGTAAGCTTCCGGAAGCAATAAACCATCATTAGCAATCAGCTTGCATAGTGCATACACTCTGAAACGGTCCATACCCCACAGGGATAATGACAGTTGGTCGCTGTGTCCGCCAAATTTTACAATAAGCTTTTGGGGAATAAAACCAATATAGTATTGCCAGGCAACACGCAGCCACAGATCATAATCCTCACATACAGGCATACGCTCATCAAACATGCCCACCCGCTCAAACACACTGCGGTGCACCACCACTGCCGAAGGGCTCACCAGGCACAGATGCAGGCAATCCTCAAATATATGTCCTTCTTTTTTTTGATGCTTTTTCATTGGGTTGACGCGTTTGCCGTTTCTTATCCATAACTCATCAGTCTGATGGATATATATATTGGGATGAGCCTGAATATATTCATAGTGTGCAGCAAGTTTTCCAGGCAGCCACATATCGTCTGAATCAAGAAAGGCTATCCACTCTCCCTGTGCCTGCTGTATACCACGGTTACGCGCTGTGCTCACGCCACTATGGGGTATGTATATGTACTTAATTTTATTTGTATAGTGCGATAGTACCCGGGAAGTATCATCTGTTGAACCATCATCAACCACAATACATTCATAGTCAGTAAATTTCTGCGTAAGTACTGACTCAACTGCCCGTGTAACCAGATGCGCTCTGTTAAAGGTGGCAATAACAACCGAGAAAAACGGCATGTATTATTTTTCACCCTTAAACAAAAACTTTACAGGATGTTTTTTGAGTTCAACCGAAATTTCATTCATGGTTTTTGCAGTTTCACGGAACGAAGCCATTATAGCCAGTATATCTTTTTGTGAATCCTGCAATACTGAGCTTATGGTCTCCACACTCTTTGAAAGATTAGCAACCAGACTGCGGATATTGCCTTTGCTTTCCAGTGATATATCCTGAATAACAGCTACAGTATTAGTCAGGGTTGCAAGAAGCGCATGCACATCCTGCACTATTGTTTCAAGGCTAACATACTCAACACCTTCAATTACTGCTCCGGGACGCAACAATGCTTCTTTTTTAACTGGATTTCTTATTTCTATAACAGTATCACCAATGATATTCTGATTCATAATGACTGCTGAACAGTCTTCATACATATCAATTTCTTTCTTAATACGTAACAGTGC
The sequence above is a segment of the Spirochaetota bacterium genome. Coding sequences within it:
- a CDS encoding glycosyltransferase; its protein translation is MPFFSVVIATFNRAHLVTRAVESVLTQKFTDYECIVVDDGSTDDTSRVLSHYTNKIKYIYIPHSGVSTARNRGIQQAQGEWIAFLDSDDMWLPGKLAAHYEYIQAHPNIYIHQTDELWIRNGKRVNPMKKHQKKEGHIFEDCLHLCLVSPSAVVVHRSVFERVGMFDERMPVCEDYDLWLRVAWQYYIGFIPQKLIVKFGGHSDQLSLSLWGMDRFRVYALCKLIANDGLLLPEAYYHKAVEVALQKCSVLYQGAKKRSNVALLQKVERVVRWLTVDSQSTSVYPDLVEE
- a CDS encoding MlaD family protein, with translation MKLEKNEIRVAIFILLPLVILLVFVVLKLGYSFATSTIDVYMKVDNISSIKNGTQVKIKGYTVGRVVDIIPVYKPSLHFLALLRIKKEIDMYEDCSAVIMNQNIIGDTVIEIRNPVKKEALLRPGAVIEGVEYVSLETIVQDVHALLATLTNTVAVIQDISLESKGNIRSLVANLSKSVETISSVLQDSQKDILAIMASFRETAKTMNEISVELKKHPVKFLFKGEK
- a CDS encoding RNA polymerase sigma factor RpoD/SigA; protein product: MPKKLKQEKPIKSNIMSAPESQTKQRKLQKKEAMLPKQKKVTKNNNETIKANFDDFTDSSISWYLEQINKIPLLTREEEDALARRARAGDQKAKEELIKANLRFVVSIAKKYQTSGISLLDLINEGNMGLIKAAERFDPDRGYHFISYAVWWIRQAILLAISQKTSLIRLPLNRTADMQKIDKVHKSLESKLGREPSPAEIAEELDMDNDEINHLRNITQDFVSLDATIGNSEDNTVLSLVEDLKVESPDKKVFDESLKEALNEVLDTLTPSEREILKLRYGLDGNEPMSLQQIGERFKLSKERIRQIEKKAIRKLRLPSRSQKLKSFLTD